From a single Patescibacteria group bacterium genomic region:
- the thrS gene encoding threonine--tRNA ligase translates to MSRATLKSRKQENKKTRISSIETKRHSLSHVLAQAVKNLYPKVKLGIGPAIENGFYYDFDNLKLAPEDLPKIQKEMQKIINQGQKFEKFEMSKAEAKKMLKSEPYKLDLLKELKEKPSFYKNLDTNGNKTFVDMCSGPHIESTKELAADSFKLNRLAGAYWRGDEKNKMLTRIYGIAMENKSELKKYLEMLVEAEKRDHRKIGAQQDLFSFHEEGPGFPFWHAKGWIIWNEIVKYWREVHRREGYTEVNTPIILSRTLWEKSGHWEHYKENMYFTKIDEMDYAIKPMNCPGGVLVYKNSLHSYKEFPLKVAELGLVHRHELSGVLHGLFRVRSLTQDDAHIYCLPDQIEEEVGRVIDLIQEIYKVFGFKKVKIELSTRPDNRMGSDKIWDKAELALKKILQGKKVKYQLNEGDGAFYGPKIDFHITDSLDRTWQCGTIQLDFAMPETLDIEYVDEQGKKKRPVMLHRTVLGSFERFIGILIEHYAGAFPLWLSPVQITIIPVGADHKNFSHKLADEFRKNDLRVEVEDTNETVGNKIRKAEKMKIPYMLVIGDKEMQSEDLNVRLRGEKAVKKMSKEKFVERMREEVEQKK, encoded by the coding sequence ATGTCAAGAGCAACCCTTAAATCAAGAAAACAAGAAAACAAGAAAACAAGAATTTCGTCAATCGAGACCAAACGGCATTCTCTCTCCCATGTCCTGGCGCAAGCTGTAAAAAATCTTTACCCAAAGGTCAAATTAGGCATTGGCCCGGCCATAGAGAATGGGTTTTATTATGATTTTGATAATCTGAAACTAGCGCCCGAAGATTTGCCAAAAATCCAAAAAGAGATGCAAAAAATTATAAATCAGGGACAGAAATTTGAAAAGTTTGAAATGAGCAAAGCAGAAGCAAAGAAAATGCTAAAAAGTGAGCCGTACAAATTAGACCTCCTCAAAGAACTCAAAGAAAAACCCAGCTTCTATAAAAACCTTGATACAAACGGCAATAAAACTTTCGTTGACATGTGCTCTGGTCCACACATTGAATCAACCAAAGAGCTAGCGGCTGACTCGTTTAAACTCAATCGTCTGGCTGGCGCTTATTGGCGCGGGGATGAAAAAAACAAAATGCTCACGCGGATTTATGGCATTGCTATGGAAAATAAAAGTGAACTTAAAAAATACTTGGAGATGTTGGTTGAAGCCGAAAAAAGAGATCACAGAAAAATCGGAGCCCAGCAGGATTTATTTTCTTTTCACGAAGAAGGCCCTGGATTTCCTTTTTGGCACGCTAAAGGTTGGATTATTTGGAATGAAATAGTAAAATATTGGCGAGAGGTTCATAGACGTGAGGGCTACACGGAGGTCAACACCCCAATAATCCTTTCACGCACTCTTTGGGAAAAATCCGGGCACTGGGAACATTATAAAGAAAATATGTACTTTACAAAGATTGATGAAATGGATTATGCCATTAAACCAATGAACTGCCCAGGCGGAGTTTTAGTCTACAAAAATAGCCTGCACTCGTACAAAGAATTTCCGCTTAAAGTAGCGGAGCTTGGTTTGGTGCATCGGCATGAACTTTCCGGGGTCTTGCACGGGCTTTTTCGAGTCCGAAGTCTTACTCAAGACGATGCCCATATTTACTGCCTGCCTGATCAAATTGAGGAAGAGGTTGGCAGAGTGATTGATTTGATTCAAGAGATATACAAGGTCTTTGGATTTAAAAAAGTGAAAATTGAGCTTTCTACCCGGCCAGATAATAGAATGGGTTCTGATAAAATCTGGGACAAAGCGGAATTAGCCCTCAAAAAAATACTTCAAGGCAAAAAAGTTAAATATCAACTTAATGAAGGTGATGGCGCTTTTTATGGCCCAAAAATCGATTTTCATATCACTGATTCTCTGGACCGAACTTGGCAATGCGGCACAATCCAACTGGATTTTGCCATGCCCGAGACTTTAGATATTGAATATGTTGATGAACAGGGCAAGAAAAAACGGCCTGTGATGCTGCATCGTACGGTTCTTGGTTCGTTTGAGCGATTTATTGGTATTCTAATTGAACACTATGCTGGCGCTTTTCCTCTTTGGCTCTCCCCGGTTCAGATTACTATAATACCGGTTGGCGCCGACCATAAAAATTTTTCTCATAAACTGGCTGATGAATTCAGAAAAAATGATTTAAGAGTTGAAGTTGAAGATACGAACGAAACCGTAGGCAATAAAATTCGTAAAGCCGAAAAAATGAAAATTCCTTACATGCTGGTGATTGGTGACAAGGAAATGCAAAGTGAGGATTTGAATGTCCGACTGCGCGGTGAAAAGGCAGTGAAAAAGATGAGTAAAGAGAAATTCGTGGAGAGGATGAGAGAAGAGGTTGAACAGAAGAAATAA